A window of the Sardina pilchardus chromosome 21, fSarPil1.1, whole genome shotgun sequence genome harbors these coding sequences:
- the bdnf gene encoding brain-derived neurotrophic factor isoform X2: MTILFLTMVISYFSCLRAAPLRDSPGVRGHRVEGYLGAAATAARGGHGTPQSGGGLPSLSDTFEQVIEELLEGGEGGSDPQGGSEGSQGGGGPGPAGSAAAAAAAAAAAVAAEAKDVDLYASRVMLSNQVPLEPPLLFLLEEYKNYLDAANMSMRVRRHSDPARRGELSVCDSISQWVTAVDKKTAIDMSGQTVTVMEKVPVPNGQLKQYFYETKCNPQGYTKDGCRGIDKRHYNSQCRTTQSYVRALTMDSKRKIGWRFIRIDTSCVCTLTIKRGR; the protein is encoded by the coding sequence ATGACCATCCTGTTCCTTACTATGGTTATTTCATACTTCAGTTGCTTAAGAGCCGCGCCCCTGAGAGACAGCCCAGGTGTGCGGGGGCACCGAGTGGAGGGCTACCTGGGCGCCGCGGCGACGGCCGCGCGAGGAGGCCACGGGACTCCACAGAGTGGGGGCGGACTGCCCTCGCTCTCGGACACGTTCGAGCAGGTGATCGAGGAGCttctggaggggggggagggcggCAGCGACCCTCAGGGCGGCAGCGAGGGCtcccagggagggggggggcccGGCCCCGCGGGctcggcagcggcggcggcggcggcggcggcagcagcggtggcggcGGAGGCCAAAGACGTCGACCTGTACGCCTCGCGCGTCATGCTCAGCAACCAAGTGCCTTTGGAGCCGCCGCTGCTCTTCCTGCTGGAGGAATACAAAAACTACCTGGACGCCGCGAACATGTCCATGCGCGTGCGCCGGCACTCCGACCCCGCCCGCCGCGGAGAGCTGAGCGTCTGTGACAGTATTAGCCAGTGGGTGACCGCCGTGGACAAAAAGACGGCCATAGACATGTCTGGACAGACcgtcaccgtcatggagaaggTCCCCGTGCCCAATGGTCAACTGAAGCAATATTTTTACGAGACCAAATGCAATCCGCAAGGATACACAAAGGACGGCTGTCGGGGAATAGACAAGCGGCACTATAACTCACAATGCCGGACAACCCAGTCATACGTGCGTGCACTCACCATGGATAGCAAAAGGAAGATCGGTTGGCGGTTTATACGGATAGACACGTCCTGTGTTTGCACATTGACCATTAAGAGAGGAAGATAG
- the bdnf gene encoding brain-derived neurotrophic factor isoform X1, which translates to MFQQVRRVMTILFLTMVISYFSCLRAAPLRDSPGVRGHRVEGYLGAAATAARGGHGTPQSGGGLPSLSDTFEQVIEELLEGGEGGSDPQGGSEGSQGGGGPGPAGSAAAAAAAAAAAVAAEAKDVDLYASRVMLSNQVPLEPPLLFLLEEYKNYLDAANMSMRVRRHSDPARRGELSVCDSISQWVTAVDKKTAIDMSGQTVTVMEKVPVPNGQLKQYFYETKCNPQGYTKDGCRGIDKRHYNSQCRTTQSYVRALTMDSKRKIGWRFIRIDTSCVCTLTIKRGR; encoded by the coding sequence ttcCAACAGGTTAGAAGAGTGATGACCATCCTGTTCCTTACTATGGTTATTTCATACTTCAGTTGCTTAAGAGCCGCGCCCCTGAGAGACAGCCCAGGTGTGCGGGGGCACCGAGTGGAGGGCTACCTGGGCGCCGCGGCGACGGCCGCGCGAGGAGGCCACGGGACTCCACAGAGTGGGGGCGGACTGCCCTCGCTCTCGGACACGTTCGAGCAGGTGATCGAGGAGCttctggaggggggggagggcggCAGCGACCCTCAGGGCGGCAGCGAGGGCtcccagggagggggggggcccGGCCCCGCGGGctcggcagcggcggcggcggcggcggcggcagcagcggtggcggcGGAGGCCAAAGACGTCGACCTGTACGCCTCGCGCGTCATGCTCAGCAACCAAGTGCCTTTGGAGCCGCCGCTGCTCTTCCTGCTGGAGGAATACAAAAACTACCTGGACGCCGCGAACATGTCCATGCGCGTGCGCCGGCACTCCGACCCCGCCCGCCGCGGAGAGCTGAGCGTCTGTGACAGTATTAGCCAGTGGGTGACCGCCGTGGACAAAAAGACGGCCATAGACATGTCTGGACAGACcgtcaccgtcatggagaaggTCCCCGTGCCCAATGGTCAACTGAAGCAATATTTTTACGAGACCAAATGCAATCCGCAAGGATACACAAAGGACGGCTGTCGGGGAATAGACAAGCGGCACTATAACTCACAATGCCGGACAACCCAGTCATACGTGCGTGCACTCACCATGGATAGCAAAAGGAAGATCGGTTGGCGGTTTATACGGATAGACACGTCCTGTGTTTGCACATTGACCATTAAGAGAGGAAGATAG